From Marivirga harenae, one genomic window encodes:
- a CDS encoding glycosyltransferase: protein MQKKILLIEDERSGYSMKRYVAHLKKIDAFDFSVFTVHDYFSTIYVPIFKYLILPFKVFFAKESSIIIPTERYAYLLWFWRGEKSVVVCHDLHDLMNYDVPFYLKCFIRLNLSGLTKATKIVTVSEHTQVDLLKYKPTLDRNKMAVIHNAIEDHWFTSGSKSDFNSDFTKSLPDSYVLMVGTNAWYKNIDWGLRIINELNISLVKVGVLSEQQINFLNTNKISYTHYQNVKEVQLKYLYSNASFLFFPSIHEGFGWPVLEAMASSCPILASNKASIPEIGEQHIQYIDLNSIERTHQIIKEYLDANIQQDKELNRQRAKSFNFERFSSSFKELLNQ from the coding sequence TTGCAAAAGAAAATACTACTTATAGAAGACGAAAGAAGTGGCTATAGTATGAAAAGATACGTAGCGCATTTAAAGAAAATTGACGCATTTGATTTTTCTGTATTTACTGTCCATGATTATTTTTCAACTATATATGTACCTATTTTTAAATACTTGATTCTCCCTTTCAAGGTTTTTTTTGCTAAAGAGTCCTCTATTATAATCCCTACCGAAAGGTATGCCTATTTATTATGGTTCTGGAGGGGCGAAAAATCCGTAGTGGTTTGTCACGATTTGCATGATTTAATGAATTATGATGTCCCTTTTTACCTAAAATGTTTCATTCGATTAAATCTATCGGGCTTAACTAAAGCAACTAAAATAGTAACTGTTTCTGAACATACTCAAGTTGATTTACTAAAGTACAAGCCTACGCTTGACAGAAATAAAATGGCGGTTATTCACAATGCTATTGAAGATCATTGGTTCACTTCTGGAAGTAAGTCAGATTTCAATAGTGATTTTACTAAGAGTTTACCTGATTCCTATGTGTTAATGGTTGGGACTAATGCGTGGTATAAAAATATAGATTGGGGACTAAGAATAATTAATGAACTAAATATCAGTTTAGTAAAGGTAGGTGTCTTATCTGAGCAGCAGATTAATTTTTTAAATACCAATAAAATCTCTTACACTCATTATCAAAATGTGAAAGAGGTACAATTAAAGTATCTATATTCAAATGCTTCTTTTCTATTTTTTCCTTCTATACATGAAGGCTTTGGATGGCCAGTTTTAGAAGCCATGGCATCAAGTTGCCCCATACTTGCTTCTAACAAAGCAAGTATTCCTGAAATAGGAGAACAGCATATACAATATATTGATCTAAATAGTATCGAAAGAACACATCAAATCATCAAAGAATATTTAGATGCTAATATTCAGCAAGATAAAGAGCTAAATCGTCAAAGAGCTAAATCCTTTAATTTTGAAAGGTTTAGTTCATCTTTTAAGGAATTATTGAATCAATGA
- a CDS encoding glycosyltransferase family 4 protein — MKILFIQKEGGIFGAENYQLKIVPALLDKGFNIEFLRLYTNYQGGIGGDFIDRLNAMGVKTHELNIGRIPKLSSLKKIKKLISQNNFDIVHTHLIHADLHLSLSKLFLGGIKCPWVSTKHGYDNNFTAQFGFDASKQKKTPYFLLAQLSERLCHQSFTISHGLRNFFIKTGLAKEEKMKLIHYGFDFPETSDELLDADFKLFKKQVIIAGRLVGFKGHHYLIEAMQKLCAQDTETGLIIVGSGELEEDLKQKANDLKLENHIHFAGYSKEVIKWMYNSDLVAVPSISEGFGVVFLEAFNCKKPVVSWDVPAGNELMKDGETGYLVPPYDTQALAEKMSYILNHPSEAKEVGLNALQELKNYYNLERMTKETIDFYHSALK, encoded by the coding sequence ATGAAAATACTTTTTATACAAAAAGAAGGGGGCATTTTTGGAGCGGAAAACTATCAATTAAAAATTGTTCCGGCTCTACTGGACAAAGGATTTAATATTGAATTTTTAAGGCTTTATACTAATTATCAGGGAGGAATAGGTGGTGATTTCATAGACCGATTAAATGCTATGGGTGTCAAAACGCATGAACTTAATATTGGTCGAATCCCTAAATTATCTTCCTTAAAAAAGATTAAAAAACTAATTAGCCAAAACAATTTTGATATAGTGCACACCCATTTAATTCATGCTGACTTACATTTAAGCTTGAGTAAATTGTTTTTAGGAGGTATCAAATGCCCTTGGGTCAGTACCAAGCATGGCTATGATAATAACTTTACGGCTCAATTTGGCTTTGATGCTAGTAAGCAAAAGAAAACCCCTTATTTTCTTTTAGCTCAATTATCAGAAAGACTTTGTCATCAATCTTTTACCATCTCCCATGGCTTAAGAAACTTCTTTATTAAAACCGGACTTGCAAAAGAGGAAAAAATGAAATTGATTCATTATGGTTTTGACTTTCCCGAAACCTCTGATGAATTGCTGGATGCTGATTTTAAGTTGTTTAAAAAACAAGTTATTATAGCAGGTAGGTTAGTAGGTTTTAAGGGGCATCACTATCTTATAGAGGCCATGCAAAAGCTCTGTGCTCAGGATACAGAAACTGGTTTAATTATAGTAGGAAGTGGAGAATTAGAGGAAGATTTAAAACAAAAAGCAAATGACCTGAAATTGGAAAATCATATTCATTTTGCAGGCTATAGTAAAGAAGTGATCAAGTGGATGTATAATTCTGATTTAGTAGCGGTGCCTTCCATTTCAGAAGGTTTTGGAGTGGTGTTTTTGGAGGCATTCAACTGTAAAAAGCCAGTAGTTTCCTGGGATGTTCCAGCCGGAAATGAATTAATGAAAGATGGTGAGACTGGTTATTTGGTTCCACCTTATGATACACAAGCATTAGCTGAAAAGATGTCCTACATTTTAAATCATCCTTCAGAAGCTAAAGAAGTGGGTTTAAATGCACTTCAAGAGCTTAAGAATTATTATAACTTGGAGCGTATGACCAAAGAAACCATTGACTTTTACCATTCAGCATTGAAATAG
- a CDS encoding glycosyltransferase family 4 protein has translation MQKPTAIVFGSYLPSVINFRKPLLTALQAKGYHVIALAPGRDEVTEQNLGDLGVEFIQVPLGRTGFNPLQDYKTLQFLQRLFQELEPEVVITYTIKPNIYGSWAAKNLKNAKVLAWITGLGYVGMEADTLKRKLVRSVIFRLYKKAFSKLPFIAFQNPDDQQFFKQHNLLRSHTAQTITAGSGVDLKHYPKAAPQVSPIKFLLIARLIGAKGVNEYLAAAKIIKKDYPEVIFQLIGMTDEGNPDSLEENELNELHERSTIEYLGFQSDVRKYLSQCSVFVLPSYYREGTPRTILESLAMGKPIITTDNPGCRETIDGDKNGFLIPIKDTHVLVQAMQSFIDNPSLIEQKGEESYRLAVEKYDVDKVNQHLFEFMSL, from the coding sequence ATGCAAAAACCCACAGCTATTGTCTTCGGCAGCTACCTGCCATCAGTCATTAACTTCCGTAAACCCTTACTCACCGCCCTTCAAGCAAAAGGCTATCATGTAATCGCTTTAGCCCCCGGTAGGGATGAAGTCACCGAACAAAACCTAGGTGATTTAGGAGTTGAATTTATTCAAGTCCCATTAGGCCGAACTGGCTTTAATCCCCTCCAAGATTACAAAACCCTTCAATTTCTTCAAAGACTTTTTCAAGAGCTGGAGCCGGAGGTGGTGATTACTTACACTATAAAACCCAATATATACGGTAGTTGGGCTGCCAAAAACCTTAAAAATGCCAAAGTATTGGCCTGGATTACCGGTCTGGGTTATGTAGGCATGGAAGCCGATACTTTGAAAAGAAAGTTAGTCCGCTCGGTTATTTTCAGGCTTTATAAAAAAGCCTTTTCCAAGCTGCCTTTTATCGCTTTTCAAAATCCTGACGATCAGCAGTTTTTTAAACAGCATAATTTACTTAGGTCACATACTGCTCAAACTATCACTGCGGGTTCGGGAGTAGATTTAAAACATTACCCCAAAGCTGCTCCACAAGTTAGTCCTATTAAATTTCTATTAATAGCCCGCTTGATAGGGGCTAAGGGAGTAAATGAATACTTAGCCGCAGCAAAAATTATCAAGAAAGATTATCCTGAAGTTATTTTTCAACTCATCGGCATGACAGATGAAGGCAATCCTGATTCCTTAGAAGAAAATGAATTAAATGAGTTGCATGAAAGGAGCACTATAGAATATTTAGGCTTTCAGTCTGATGTCCGTAAGTATTTGTCCCAATGCTCAGTGTTTGTCCTACCGTCTTATTACAGAGAAGGTACTCCGCGCACTATATTAGAATCTTTGGCCATGGGGAAACCCATTATCACCACTGATAATCCAGGATGCAGGGAAACGATTGATGGAGATAAAAATGGCTTTTTAATTCCTATAAAAGATACACATGTATTGGTACAAGCCATGCAATCCTTCATTGATAATCCTTCCTTGATTGAACAAAAAGGCGAGGAGAGCTACCGATTAGCTGTGGAGAAATATGATGTTGATAAAGTAAATCAGCATTTGTTTGAGTTTATGAGCCTTTAG
- the tyrS gene encoding tyrosine--tRNA ligase, whose protein sequence is MQKNFIEELQWRGMIYDMMPGVEKQLAEEMSSAYVGIDPTADSLHIGHLVGVMMLKHFQDAGHRPIVLLGGATGMIGDPSGKSKERNLLDEPTLRHNEASIKAQIQNFLDFDAKGENSAQLVNNYDWMKDFSFLGFIRDVGKHITVNYMMAKDSVKTRLSAESSEGMSFTEFTYQLVQGYDFLHLFREKNCKLQMGGSDQWGNITTGTEMIRKIDQGEAFAVTCPLIKKADGTKFGKTESGNIWLDPKKTSPYKFYQFWLNASDEDMSNFIRIFSTKGKEEIEALEKEHNEAPHLRVLQKALAEELTVRVHSQEALDMALKASSILFGKSTTEELQSIDEDTLLSVFEGVPQVTVNKSDLDNTENITDFLSELTQEVIFPSKGEARKMIKGGGVSINKEKVMDANAAVELSLLQGKYILVQRGKKNYYLVTVAS, encoded by the coding sequence ATGCAAAAGAATTTTATAGAAGAGCTTCAATGGAGAGGAATGATTTATGACATGATGCCAGGGGTTGAAAAACAACTGGCTGAAGAAATGAGCAGTGCTTATGTGGGAATTGACCCGACTGCTGACTCCCTTCATATTGGACATTTAGTTGGGGTAATGATGTTAAAGCATTTTCAAGATGCAGGACATAGACCTATTGTTTTGCTAGGTGGAGCAACGGGTATGATTGGTGACCCTTCCGGAAAATCAAAAGAACGCAACCTCTTAGATGAGCCTACTTTACGCCATAACGAAGCTTCTATAAAAGCCCAAATTCAAAACTTCTTGGATTTTGATGCCAAGGGAGAAAATAGTGCGCAATTAGTGAATAACTACGACTGGATGAAGGATTTTAGCTTCCTGGGCTTTATCCGAGATGTTGGAAAGCATATTACGGTCAATTATATGATGGCTAAAGATTCTGTCAAAACAAGATTGTCGGCAGAATCAAGCGAAGGCATGAGTTTTACAGAATTCACTTATCAATTAGTGCAAGGATATGATTTCTTGCATTTATTTCGAGAGAAAAACTGTAAGCTACAGATGGGTGGTTCAGATCAGTGGGGAAATATAACCACAGGAACTGAAATGATCAGAAAAATAGATCAGGGAGAAGCCTTTGCGGTGACTTGTCCTTTGATAAAGAAAGCTGATGGTACCAAATTTGGAAAAACGGAAAGCGGAAACATCTGGCTCGACCCGAAGAAAACATCCCCTTACAAATTCTATCAATTTTGGTTGAATGCTTCTGATGAAGACATGAGTAATTTCATCAGGATTTTTAGCACTAAAGGAAAAGAAGAAATTGAAGCCTTGGAAAAAGAACATAATGAAGCGCCTCATCTTAGAGTGCTGCAAAAGGCTTTAGCAGAAGAATTAACCGTTAGAGTTCATTCACAAGAAGCTTTGGATATGGCCTTAAAAGCTTCCTCTATCCTATTTGGTAAATCAACTACTGAAGAATTGCAAAGCATAGATGAAGACACCTTATTGAGTGTGTTTGAAGGAGTGCCACAAGTAACTGTTAATAAATCAGACTTAGACAATACCGAAAACATCACGGATTTCCTTTCAGAATTGACTCAGGAGGTCATTTTCCCATCAAAAGGAGAAGCCAGAAAAATGATTAAAGGAGGTGGCGTAAGCATCAATAAAGAAAAGGTGATGGATGCTAATGCCGCTGTTGAACTCAGCTTGCTACAAGGGAAGTATATATTAGTGCAAAGAGGTAAGAAAAATTATTATTTGGTGACAGTGGCCTCTTAA
- a CDS encoding synaptic vesicle VAT-1 family membrane protein, whose amino-acid sequence MPQRISYRTHKAGSFNRLKLVEEELASPEADEVQVKVKAVGLNFADVFAILGLYSATPEGSFIPGLEYAGEIIAKGSEVKDFEVGDRVMGVTRFGAYTSHINIDSAYVNKIPASWSYEEGASFLVQALTAYYGLFYLGNLQKGSTVLIHSAAGGVGLLANRMAQKIGAFTIGSIGSASKIDLLKKEGYQKYIVRSKHFKKDLEEALRGRELDLIMECIGGKIFKTGYDMLAPQGRVVNYGSARYEGTSNSPNWPRLAWLYLTRPKIDPQKMIETNKGILGFNLIWLYEKKELMQQILKELEALDMEAPFIGHRFKFEQMHEALKLFQSGKTMGKVVLTID is encoded by the coding sequence ATGCCCCAGAGAATATCCTACAGAACACATAAAGCAGGGTCTTTTAATAGACTAAAACTAGTTGAAGAAGAATTGGCTAGTCCAGAAGCAGATGAAGTACAGGTCAAGGTAAAGGCTGTGGGACTGAATTTTGCTGATGTTTTTGCCATTCTAGGCTTATACAGTGCGACTCCGGAAGGATCTTTTATTCCAGGCTTAGAATATGCAGGCGAGATTATTGCCAAAGGTTCAGAAGTAAAAGACTTTGAAGTTGGAGATCGTGTAATGGGCGTTACGCGTTTCGGTGCTTATACTTCTCATATTAATATTGACAGTGCTTACGTCAATAAAATACCGGCAAGTTGGTCTTACGAGGAAGGTGCTTCTTTTTTGGTCCAGGCACTAACCGCTTACTACGGATTGTTTTATTTGGGAAATTTGCAAAAGGGAAGTACAGTGTTAATTCATTCTGCAGCTGGCGGAGTTGGTTTACTAGCAAATAGGATGGCACAAAAAATAGGTGCTTTTACTATTGGTAGTATTGGTTCTGCATCAAAAATTGATCTTTTGAAAAAGGAGGGCTATCAAAAATATATAGTCCGTTCGAAACACTTTAAAAAGGATTTGGAGGAAGCCTTACGCGGCAGAGAACTAGATTTAATTATGGAATGCATAGGAGGGAAGATATTTAAGACTGGATATGATATGTTAGCTCCTCAAGGTAGAGTAGTGAATTATGGTTCAGCACGCTACGAAGGTACTAGTAACTCACCCAATTGGCCACGATTGGCTTGGTTATATCTTACAAGGCCCAAAATAGATCCGCAGAAAATGATTGAGACTAATAAGGGGATTCTAGGTTTCAATTTGATCTGGTTGTATGAGAAGAAGGAGTTAATGCAACAGATTCTGAAAGAACTGGAAGCACTCGATATGGAAGCACCCTTTATCGGCCATCGATTCAAGTTTGAGCAAATGCATGAAGCTTTAAAACTATTTCAGTCAGGAAAAACCATGGGTAAGGTAGTGTTAACGATTGACTAG
- a CDS encoding tetratricopeptide repeat protein — translation MEDINILLETASSYCQKGDFKQGIHLYSQYITQNNQNPMAYYQRGKAYFKIKDYQAAQSDMSKAIKLKPDSAELYAERGLIYYMAKQQETAMKDFNTAVEMEPENPFRYASRAFIKDHLNDLEGAKKDYQKALELDPEDAISHNNLGLVLGKMGNHKKAEKHYEDAEKLDPKNFGMKKSSNEKADVTPQPKPEPAPLPSIKSDQKEKTKPNFGNTVKALLTSSDERKEFWDFVKGKVFGG, via the coding sequence ATGGAAGATATTAACATACTCTTAGAAACTGCCTCATCCTATTGCCAGAAAGGTGATTTTAAACAGGGGATTCATTTGTATTCTCAATACATTACCCAAAACAATCAAAACCCTATGGCTTATTATCAAAGAGGGAAAGCTTATTTTAAAATAAAGGATTATCAGGCTGCCCAATCAGATATGAGCAAAGCCATAAAACTGAAACCAGACAGTGCTGAGCTTTATGCCGAGAGAGGTCTGATTTATTATATGGCTAAGCAGCAGGAAACTGCCATGAAAGATTTTAATACTGCTGTGGAAATGGAACCAGAAAACCCTTTCAGATATGCTAGTAGAGCTTTCATAAAAGATCATTTGAATGACTTAGAAGGTGCCAAAAAAGACTATCAAAAAGCATTGGAGTTAGATCCCGAAGATGCTATTTCCCATAATAATTTAGGGCTGGTTTTGGGTAAAATGGGCAATCACAAAAAAGCGGAAAAGCATTACGAAGATGCTGAAAAACTGGATCCTAAAAATTTTGGAATGAAAAAATCGAGCAATGAAAAAGCCGATGTCACTCCTCAACCTAAACCCGAACCTGCACCATTGCCTAGCATTAAGTCAGATCAAAAAGAAAAAACAAAACCTAATTTTGGAAATACAGTGAAGGCCCTATTAACTTCTTCCGATGAAAGAAAAGAGTTTTGGGATTTTGTGAAAGGGAAAGTGTTTGGTGGTTAG
- a CDS encoding alpha/beta hydrolase: MLKIQAIKLPIITFSNILLFLLFFSFGCKVTKSKDINYMEEGLNQNLPEKQLNIFSPKKAAEAKAVFIFVHGGSWNSGKKDLYDFFGKRLARKGIVAVNIDYPLSPEYIISDMTIAVAKSVKWVKENIEDYGGDPNQIYISGHSAGGHLAALISVKDDYFQELEIENPIKGAILIDAAGLDMYGFLKKKNYPAGTSYLKTFTNDSEIWKEYSPIYYVDENDPRLLIMMGENTLPGIISSTDRFLTEYRKIEPNPNYHLQSGKKHVPMILQFFNRNNEAYDWIDSFISENQK; the protein is encoded by the coding sequence ATGCTAAAAATACAAGCTATAAAATTACCTATCATCACATTTTCAAATATTCTCCTGTTTTTACTATTTTTCTCCTTCGGTTGCAAAGTGACCAAATCAAAAGATATCAACTATATGGAGGAAGGTTTAAATCAAAATTTACCTGAAAAGCAATTAAATATCTTCTCTCCCAAGAAGGCAGCAGAAGCAAAAGCTGTTTTCATTTTTGTTCATGGCGGTAGCTGGAATTCTGGTAAAAAGGATTTGTACGATTTTTTTGGGAAGAGATTAGCGCGTAAAGGAATTGTAGCCGTAAACATCGATTATCCATTGAGTCCAGAATATATAATTTCGGATATGACTATTGCAGTTGCAAAATCTGTAAAATGGGTAAAGGAAAATATAGAGGACTACGGTGGAGACCCTAATCAAATCTATATTTCTGGTCATTCTGCAGGTGGACATTTGGCAGCGCTCATCAGCGTGAAAGATGATTATTTTCAAGAATTGGAAATAGAAAACCCTATAAAAGGTGCCATCTTAATTGATGCAGCAGGCTTAGATATGTACGGCTTCTTAAAAAAGAAGAATTATCCCGCAGGCACCTCATATTTAAAAACTTTCACCAACGATTCTGAAATCTGGAAGGAATACTCTCCTATTTACTATGTAGATGAAAATGACCCGCGTCTGCTGATTATGATGGGAGAAAACACGTTACCGGGTATCATCTCCAGTACTGATCGATTCTTGACTGAGTATAGAAAGATAGAACCGAATCCTAATTATCACTTACAATCAGGGAAAAAGCATGTACCCATGATATTGCAATTTTTCAATAGAAATAATGAAGCCTATGATTGGATTGATTCTTTTATCTCAGAAAACCAAAAATAA
- a CDS encoding PIG-L family deacetylase — protein MKFILSIFLLTCFLATSKAQLKEPAPSSEILHQMQKLQYTTRVLYVAAHPDDENTRFIAYVENGKKFEAAYLSLTRGDGGQNVIGPELREGLGLIRTQELLAARNIDGGEQFFTRANDFGYSKNPDETFNKWGKEEVLSDVVWTIRNFQPDVIVTRFNKTPGITHGHHTASAILAHEAFKLAGDKNAFPEQLKLTNIWQPKKIYWNTSSWFFSRSGDFDKSKYVTDNAGGYAPLLGISYTEMAALSRSRHKSQAFGTAGNRGDEIEYFEYWSGPENDKALFAGIDHSWTNFKNGKSIQKAVDELVNDFQPTAPGKSIDQLFVIKDLIEKLEESAVRNDKLRAIEKLILDCAGLYHLLYHDNPYAAPGDEISVNLELVNRSDAEINLVAAAIKDLEENLSISGALKNNQVMLEKFVINIPETFSYSNPYWLDKPSANGLYEVDNQKLIGQAENPAAIEVEIRLKINGNDFSFKSPLKYKTSDRINGEIIQPLYIVPPVSVEFGEEVSIFTSNGQQKELTVKVKALKDKLSAKLELDLPQGWKLLESENKLEFKDLPKSSTQEFRFTVESSQEYGKFDLNASVRMGDDLFSAYKVQEIQYDHIPNQVILRKAQQQLVLADVEIKGKKIGYIEGAGDAVDEALEAMGYKVEIIDIENISIDELKQYDAVIAGIRAYNVNEALQIHYKKMNEYMDEGGVYMVQYNTTYSLPDTDFWPYPLNLSRDRITVEESPMSFLDPDHAALNYPNKITEQDFTGWVQERGLYFPDDWDKAYTPLLLGNDPNETPKKGALLIADHGKGKFVYTGLSFFRELPAGVPGAYRLLANLLAPRLNP, from the coding sequence ATGAAATTTATTTTATCAATTTTCCTTCTTACTTGTTTTTTAGCTACTTCAAAAGCGCAATTAAAAGAACCTGCACCCTCTTCAGAAATATTGCATCAAATGCAAAAGTTGCAATATACCACAAGAGTTTTGTACGTGGCGGCTCATCCAGATGATGAGAATACCCGATTTATTGCCTATGTAGAAAATGGTAAAAAATTTGAAGCAGCTTATCTTTCTCTCACTAGAGGGGACGGAGGACAAAATGTAATAGGTCCTGAATTAAGAGAAGGGCTCGGTTTAATTCGTACTCAGGAACTATTGGCAGCTAGAAATATTGATGGTGGAGAGCAATTTTTTACTAGAGCCAACGATTTTGGGTATTCGAAGAATCCGGATGAGACTTTTAATAAATGGGGGAAAGAAGAAGTGTTATCTGATGTGGTTTGGACAATCCGTAATTTTCAGCCGGATGTTATAGTGACTCGTTTTAATAAGACCCCTGGAATTACCCATGGACACCATACTGCCTCAGCAATTTTAGCCCATGAGGCATTCAAATTAGCTGGTGATAAAAATGCTTTTCCTGAGCAGTTGAAGCTGACTAACATCTGGCAACCCAAGAAAATCTATTGGAATACTTCTTCATGGTTTTTTAGTAGAAGTGGAGACTTCGATAAATCAAAATACGTCACTGATAATGCTGGGGGTTATGCTCCATTGTTGGGCATTTCTTATACTGAAATGGCAGCATTGAGCAGAAGCAGGCATAAATCTCAAGCTTTTGGGACTGCCGGCAATAGGGGAGATGAAATAGAGTATTTTGAATATTGGAGTGGACCCGAGAATGACAAAGCGCTATTTGCTGGCATCGATCACTCATGGACTAACTTTAAAAATGGGAAGTCTATTCAAAAAGCTGTTGACGAATTGGTTAACGATTTTCAACCTACAGCACCTGGAAAATCCATAGATCAACTATTCGTAATAAAAGATTTAATTGAAAAACTAGAGGAATCAGCGGTCAGAAATGACAAATTGAGAGCTATTGAAAAGCTGATTCTTGATTGTGCTGGATTATATCACTTGCTCTATCATGACAATCCTTATGCAGCACCAGGTGATGAAATTAGTGTGAATTTAGAGTTGGTGAATCGGTCAGATGCCGAAATTAATCTTGTAGCTGCAGCTATTAAAGATTTAGAAGAGAATCTATCTATTTCAGGGGCATTGAAGAATAACCAAGTAATGCTAGAGAAGTTTGTAATAAATATTCCAGAGACATTCTCTTATTCAAACCCCTATTGGCTAGATAAGCCGTCTGCAAATGGATTGTATGAAGTTGACAATCAAAAGTTAATTGGACAAGCAGAGAATCCTGCGGCCATTGAAGTAGAGATAAGGCTCAAAATTAACGGCAATGATTTTAGTTTTAAAAGTCCTTTAAAATATAAAACTTCGGATCGAATTAATGGCGAAATCATACAGCCATTGTATATAGTGCCTCCAGTCTCAGTAGAATTTGGTGAAGAGGTTTCTATTTTCACCTCCAATGGCCAACAAAAGGAATTGACGGTGAAAGTGAAGGCTTTAAAAGATAAGCTTTCAGCCAAACTTGAATTAGATTTACCTCAGGGCTGGAAATTATTGGAATCTGAAAATAAATTGGAATTTAAAGATCTACCCAAGAGTAGTACACAGGAATTTAGATTTACTGTAGAATCCAGTCAAGAATACGGGAAGTTTGATTTAAATGCTTCTGTCAGGATGGGTGATGATTTATTCTCAGCCTACAAAGTTCAGGAAATACAATACGACCATATTCCGAACCAAGTAATTTTAAGGAAAGCTCAACAGCAGTTGGTTTTAGCCGATGTGGAAATCAAAGGAAAAAAAATCGGCTATATAGAAGGAGCAGGAGATGCTGTTGACGAGGCTTTAGAGGCTATGGGCTACAAAGTTGAAATTATTGATATAGAGAATATTTCAATTGATGAATTAAAGCAGTATGATGCTGTAATAGCAGGAATTAGAGCTTATAATGTTAACGAGGCGCTACAAATCCATTATAAGAAAATGAATGAATATATGGATGAAGGGGGAGTTTATATGGTGCAATACAATACTACTTATAGTTTACCAGATACTGATTTTTGGCCTTATCCCTTGAATCTTTCAAGAGACAGAATTACAGTTGAAGAGTCCCCGATGAGTTTCCTTGATCCTGATCATGCTGCTTTAAATTATCCCAATAAAATTACAGAGCAGGATTTTACTGGATGGGTACAAGAAAGAGGTCTTTATTTTCCAGATGATTGGGATAAAGCTTATACGCCACTTTTACTTGGGAATGATCCAAATGAAACCCCCAAAAAAGGTGCTTTATTAATAGCGGATCATGGAAAAGGAAAATTTGTGTACACAGGCTTAAGTTTTTTCAGAGAGCTTCCTGCAGGAGTGCCAGGAGCTTACAGATTACTAGCTAACTTATTAGCTCCGAGGCTAAATCCTTAA
- a CDS encoding MarR family winged helix-turn-helix transcriptional regulator, giving the protein MKLEEEIKQSKFENERQKAILNVIYTANWIGSVQHKIFKKHKLTSPQYNVLRILRGKFPDPLTVSSIQERMLDKMSNASRLVDKLVEKGWAERSTCMYDRRQVDVVITTTGQKLLQEIEPELSGFHNEEMVLSEADAAAVNKALDQIRG; this is encoded by the coding sequence ATGAAGTTAGAAGAAGAAATTAAGCAGTCGAAGTTTGAAAATGAAAGACAAAAGGCCATTTTGAATGTGATTTATACAGCCAATTGGATTGGTTCGGTACAGCACAAAATATTCAAAAAGCATAAACTAACCTCTCCCCAGTACAATGTCTTAAGAATTTTAAGAGGAAAATTCCCGGATCCACTTACGGTTTCGTCTATACAAGAAAGAATGCTTGACAAGATGTCCAATGCTTCTCGATTAGTTGATAAATTAGTTGAAAAGGGATGGGCTGAGCGTTCTACCTGCATGTATGACAGGAGACAGGTTGATGTTGTTATTACTACCACTGGGCAAAAATTGTTACAGGAGATTGAACCTGAACTTTCAGGTTTTCATAATGAGGAAATGGTTTTGTCTGAAGCAGACGCAGCAGCAGTTAATAAAGCATTAGATCAAATAAGAGGATAA
- a CDS encoding DoxX family protein: MNLIANIGRFLFAIPMVIFGVFHFVNTRSFQNVVPSFIPGQTFWVYLTGAALIAAGISILIKKQIQLVSNLLAIMLLIFAVFVHLPLAIDGDQLAASSLLKDVALAGGAFILGNYFKDK; the protein is encoded by the coding sequence ATGAACCTGATAGCAAATATTGGAAGATTTCTTTTTGCCATTCCAATGGTAATTTTTGGGGTATTTCATTTTGTAAACACAAGGTCGTTTCAAAATGTGGTACCCTCTTTTATTCCTGGACAGACATTTTGGGTCTATTTAACTGGTGCAGCTTTAATTGCAGCAGGAATTAGTATTCTAATCAAAAAACAAATTCAATTGGTGTCTAATCTTCTTGCCATTATGTTGCTAATTTTTGCAGTATTCGTGCACTTACCGTTGGCTATAGACGGAGATCAGTTAGCAGCAAGCTCTTTATTAAAGGATGTTGCCCTAGCCGGTGGGGCATTTATTTTAGGAAATTATTTTAAAGACAAGTAA